The Mytilus trossulus isolate FHL-02 chromosome 13, PNRI_Mtr1.1.1.hap1, whole genome shotgun sequence genome has a segment encoding these proteins:
- the LOC134694858 gene encoding uncharacterized protein LOC134694858, with protein sequence MMEPYFVIVAMSIVFIDIRIDSLKVTLKSDDPIKYGKSVELQCLSDNTSSQSSWYWFSENNLLFIDGHGEQNINKAKYIEQQVNAVTRQLTILHFEETDLKMYKCKHDLKSASIDLTLQRYGIAFSDMNNLSKLNIRLERQGYDDHIVVSFINTSSIPTCYYHSMNVTMNITKCNTSENYYLLNGMCQIEINKTKTCQSQKSNVEVSCYLGKKITKTFEISACTLLDVADEINIALITVGFVSCIIFGMIIVFFIINYRKKLLKVVGGDEDPCKPCQEDSTSSSNGVTSKMLPD encoded by the exons ATGATGGAACCCTACTTCGTTATTGTTGCGATGTCAATCGTTTTTATTGATATCAGAATAG ATTCACTAAAAGTGACTTTAAAATCAGATGACCCTATAAAATACGGGAAGTCAGTAGAACTCCAATGTCTGTCTGATAACACATCCTCTCAGTCGTCATGGTATtggttttctgaaaataatCTGCTGTTCATAGATGGCCATGGTGAACAGAACATCAATAAAGCAAAATATATCGAACAACAAGTTAATGCCGTCACAAGACAGTTgactattttacattttgaggagacagatttaaaaatgtataaatgcaAGCATGATTTAAAATCTGCTTCTATCGACTTAACATTACAGCGTTATGGAATAGCAT TTTCAGATatgaacaatttatcaaagCTGAATATTCGACTAGAGAGACAAGGATACGACGATCATATTGTGGTTTCCTTTATAAATACTTCATCGATTCCTACATGTTACTATCATTCAATG aaTGTCACCATGAATATCACCAAATGCAATACATCAGAAAATTATTATCTACTGAACGGGATGTGtcagatagagataaataaaacaaagacatGTCAAAGTCAGAAAAGCAATGTAGAAGTATCATGttatttgggaaaaaaaattaccaaGACATTTGAGATTTCAGCCTGTACTTTACTAG ATGTTGCAGATGAAATCAATATTGCTCTGATTACAGTTGGTTTTGTCTCATGTATCATTTTCGGCATGATAATcgtattttttattatcaactatagaaagaaacttttaaaag TTGTAGGAGGTGATGAAGATCCATGCAAGCCTTGCCAGGAGGACTCAACTTCTTCAAGTAATGGCGTGACAAGTAAAATGTTACCTGATTAA